ACCTGGTGCTCGCGGGATTCATCAGGGGGCAATTGACCATCGCGCTGATCATGGCCGGGCTCTACACCATCGGGTTCCTTTTGATCGGCATCGACCTGGCCATAGTGCTGGGAACCATCTCGGGATTACTCTTTTTCATTCCTTATCTGGGCACCCTTTTCGCTCTAGGGGCCGGAACCGCGATGGCTCTGGCAAAGTACGGGGACCTTGCCCACATGTTTTATGTCGTGGGCTGGATCGCAGCAGTCCAAACCTTGGAAGCGTACGTTTTGACTCCCAGGATAGTTGGCCACGCTATCGGGCTGCCTCCTGTGGTGTACATTTTGGCGGTTATCTCGGGCGCGGAACTCTTCGGGTTTGTAGGCATGCTGGTTGCTATTCCGGTTACCGCTATTCTGCTGGTGCTGCTGAAGAGCGCTGCTCAGGCATATCGGACGTCTTACCTGTACAATGATCCGACAGGGCAGGATTAATGGCTAAAGGTGTCCTGTTCGTGGTGTCCACACCTATCGGCAACCTCGAGGATATTACGGCCCGTGCCGTCAAGACCCTGAAGGCCGTAAGTGTAGTTGCCTGTGAGGACACCCGCCAGAGTCGAATACTTATGCAGCGGTGGAACATTTCCACGAAGCTGATGAGCCTGCACCGCTTCACCGAGAGCCGCAAAACACAGGCCATCCTGGAACGCCTCGACCAAGGGGAAGACGTGGCGATAGTCACCGACGCGGGGACACCTGCTATTTCGGACCCCGGCCACCGAATTGTCCGAGCCGCCCTTGATGCAGGATTTCAGGTCTCTCCAATCCCCGGACCGTCATCGATCACCGCGGCTCTTTCAGTCTCGGGTATGGACTGTTCCACGTTTGCTTATCTTGGCTTCATCCCGCGCAAAGACAACCAGAGAAAAAGCTTCTTTGAAAAGATCCTTAAGGCGGAGAGCACCTGCATCTTTTTCGAAACACCGCGTCGAATCCTGGAAAGCCTGAAAGTCGCTGTCGAGATTTTGGGATCGCGGCGTATGGTTCTATTTAGAGAGTTGACCAAAATACATGAAGAAATCCTCTCAGGGACCGCGCAAGACCTCCTCGAAATCCTGACAGGCAGGGACGTGATCAAAGGCGAAATA
This sequence is a window from Desulfomonile tiedjei. Protein-coding genes within it:
- the rsmI gene encoding 16S rRNA (cytidine(1402)-2'-O)-methyltransferase; protein product: MAKGVLFVVSTPIGNLEDITARAVKTLKAVSVVACEDTRQSRILMQRWNISTKLMSLHRFTESRKTQAILERLDQGEDVAIVTDAGTPAISDPGHRIVRAALDAGFQVSPIPGPSSITAALSVSGMDCSTFAYLGFIPRKDNQRKSFFEKILKAESTCIFFETPRRILESLKVAVEILGSRRMVLFRELTKIHEEILSGTAQDLLEILTGRDVIKGEIVIVVEGEASTATAIDLDEVVEDLMKEGLSGKRLADEAHQRFGVKKSAAYEKFLALKRSK